One stretch of Pseudomonas fluorescens Q2-87 DNA includes these proteins:
- a CDS encoding TOTE conflict system archaeo-eukaryotic primase domain-containing protein has product MIDTSLVAKLRAENARLVALLDAHGIEWRPPAEPVKIAIVQAEQSQQLDTDGKLALFRSLFRGRTDVYPIRWESKAGKSGYAPACANEWKPGVCEKPRIKCGDCGNRQLLPLTDEVVYRHLAGEVVVGIYPLLSDDTCYFLAVDFDEAEWRDDSKAFVQSCHELNVPVALEISRSGQGAHGWIFFERNVPACDARRLGAAIISHACERTRQLALSSYDRLFPNQDYMPKGGFGNLIALPLQKRARAQNNSVFVDDSLEPHPDQWAFLASIQRMSPEDIQPVIIQAMGNRDPLGVAYVDDDGDAEPWKDRESRSRKLTCPLPAAVNITLANLIYFEKSELPQPLANQLVRLAAFQNPEFYKAQAMRMSVWNKPRIIGCAQNFPKHIALPRGCLDAALELLEENGVTPILKDERFAGDPIDVSFLGTLRSDQEAAVSAMLSHDTGILCAPTAFGKTVSAAALIAARGINTLVLVHRTELLRQWQERLQAFLRVGNGVVGTLGGGKAKLTGIIDIAVMQSLSRKGEISDQVKNYGQIIVDECHHLSAVSFEALLRSATARYVLGLTATPVRRDGQQPIIFMQCGPIRHSAARPASAPHDLSVVPRLLPKPIVVPDGFGIQDVFRRLADDSERTAKIVSEIELAYNEGRKILVLTERTEHVDALELELKQRVHNLFTLHGRVPKKQRTSRMHDLESLPPDAPRVLLATGKLVGEGFDHPPLDTLVLAMPISWKGILQQYAGRLHRSHAEKADVRVIDFVDEGNVALMRMWDKRQAGYKAMGYRMADSMATMDLL; this is encoded by the coding sequence GTGATAGACACTAGTCTGGTGGCGAAGCTAAGGGCTGAGAATGCAAGATTGGTTGCCTTGCTGGATGCTCATGGCATCGAATGGCGTCCGCCTGCTGAGCCAGTCAAGATAGCGATTGTCCAAGCAGAACAATCACAGCAACTCGATACTGATGGAAAGCTTGCCCTATTCCGAAGCTTGTTTCGTGGTAGGACGGACGTTTATCCCATCCGCTGGGAAAGCAAGGCAGGCAAATCAGGATACGCACCCGCTTGCGCAAACGAATGGAAGCCTGGTGTTTGTGAGAAGCCCCGAATTAAGTGTGGCGACTGCGGTAACCGCCAGCTGCTTCCGCTGACCGATGAGGTGGTCTATCGCCATCTGGCGGGCGAAGTGGTCGTTGGTATCTACCCCCTACTCTCTGATGACACTTGTTATTTTTTGGCAGTCGACTTCGATGAGGCCGAATGGCGTGATGATTCCAAAGCTTTTGTACAGTCATGCCATGAGTTGAACGTCCCGGTGGCGCTGGAAATATCGCGCTCAGGCCAAGGGGCTCATGGCTGGATTTTCTTTGAGCGTAATGTTCCTGCCTGCGATGCGCGCCGCCTCGGTGCCGCAATCATCAGTCATGCCTGTGAGCGCACCCGCCAGTTGGCGCTCAGCTCCTATGATCGACTGTTTCCAAACCAGGACTATATGCCCAAAGGCGGCTTTGGAAATCTCATCGCGCTCCCTTTACAAAAGCGGGCCAGGGCCCAAAACAATAGCGTTTTTGTAGACGACTCGCTTGAGCCTCATCCTGATCAATGGGCCTTCCTGGCATCGATTCAGCGCATGAGTCCAGAAGATATCCAGCCCGTTATTATCCAGGCGATGGGTAATCGGGACCCTCTAGGGGTCGCCTATGTCGATGACGACGGTGATGCAGAACCTTGGAAAGATCGTGAATCGAGATCACGTAAATTGACATGCCCGTTGCCTGCTGCTGTCAACATCACGCTGGCTAACTTAATTTACTTTGAAAAGTCGGAATTGCCACAGCCATTGGCAAACCAGCTTGTCCGGCTCGCTGCCTTTCAAAATCCTGAGTTCTACAAAGCTCAGGCCATGCGCATGTCAGTGTGGAACAAGCCAAGGATTATCGGCTGTGCCCAGAACTTCCCCAAACATATTGCGTTACCACGTGGCTGTTTGGATGCTGCGCTGGAGCTTTTAGAGGAAAACGGGGTTACCCCTATTCTTAAAGACGAACGCTTCGCGGGCGACCCCATCGACGTGAGCTTTCTCGGGACCCTGCGTTCTGACCAAGAGGCTGCTGTCAGCGCAATGCTAAGTCATGACACCGGTATCCTCTGCGCACCGACAGCTTTCGGTAAAACAGTGAGTGCTGCTGCGTTGATTGCCGCACGTGGCATTAACACGTTGGTGCTTGTGCATCGGACAGAACTATTAAGGCAGTGGCAAGAGCGCTTGCAGGCGTTCTTGAGAGTCGGGAATGGTGTCGTTGGTACTCTTGGGGGCGGAAAAGCGAAACTTACAGGCATCATCGACATTGCCGTAATGCAGTCGTTATCGCGAAAAGGCGAGATCAGCGATCAGGTAAAAAATTACGGCCAGATCATCGTTGATGAGTGTCATCACCTATCAGCAGTGTCATTCGAGGCACTACTGAGAAGCGCTACAGCGCGGTACGTACTGGGACTCACTGCAACCCCAGTGCGCCGAGATGGGCAGCAGCCCATTATTTTCATGCAGTGCGGACCGATCCGACATTCTGCTGCTCGACCTGCGAGTGCGCCCCATGACCTCTCCGTCGTGCCTCGATTGCTGCCCAAACCAATAGTGGTCCCCGACGGCTTTGGGATTCAGGACGTTTTTCGGCGTCTAGCCGACGACTCTGAGCGGACAGCCAAAATCGTCTCGGAGATTGAGCTGGCGTACAACGAGGGTAGAAAAATTCTAGTGTTAACGGAGCGGACGGAACATGTGGATGCCCTTGAATTAGAATTGAAGCAGCGCGTGCATAACCTTTTCACGCTTCATGGGCGAGTGCCTAAGAAACAGCGAACTTCCCGTATGCATGATCTTGAGTCCCTTCCCCCTGATGCTCCACGAGTGCTGCTGGCAACAGGAAAACTAGTAGGTGAAGGCTTCGATCATCCGCCGTTGGACACGCTGGTGCTGGCAATGCCCATCTCATGGAAGGGTATCCTTCAGCAATATGCGGGACGATTGCATCGATCGCATGCCGAAAAGGCCGACGTGAGAGTGATCGACTTCGTTGACGAGGGTAATGTCGCGCTGATGAGGATGTGGGATAAGCGCCAGGCGGGTTACAAAGCGATGGGCTACCGCATGGCTGATTCCATGGCCACCATGGACCTACTCTAA